Proteins found in one Luteimonas chenhongjianii genomic segment:
- a CDS encoding serine hydrolase domain-containing protein has product MRHALLLPLLLATTSVAAQTGGEREQALHARAIAAGYKALTLCSAHFNAGRTPAQVEALELVGIYPEYQAAVDALDAVVDPAARTVSVAFDVALPPRIAAWRPNLGCTQLRIGAAAQAIAALPRFDAAAPQLDDAPWPLGDRDATAAPRGDRAALEQAVADAFDTGRYGDGHATTAVIVVQDGRIIAERYREGFGPHVSQRTWSVAKSLAGALVGVAQAAGELDPAAPAAVTEWQAPGDPRRAITVDQLLRMSSGLHSDTAGNRTDALYFGGVTVAEAATGWPLVHPPGSRFRYANNDSVLAVHALRAISGNEARALSRPFTDLFWPLGMTRTRAETDWRGGFVLSSQVWSTARDLARFGLLLQNDGLFDGRRMLPEGWVRAATTPSGPQPEGDFGYGATLWLMQRSPGVPPDTFAAFGNRGQYVIVTPSRGVVLVRRGEDPTGKRFDPARFAGAVLEALPGSGVPAP; this is encoded by the coding sequence ATGCGTCATGCCCTGCTGTTGCCCCTGCTGCTCGCCACGACGAGCGTGGCCGCCCAGACGGGCGGCGAGCGCGAGCAGGCCCTGCATGCACGTGCGATCGCCGCCGGCTACAAGGCGCTCACCCTGTGCAGCGCGCATTTCAATGCCGGCCGGACGCCGGCGCAGGTCGAGGCGCTCGAACTGGTCGGCATCTATCCCGAATACCAGGCCGCCGTGGATGCGCTCGACGCCGTGGTCGATCCGGCTGCGCGGACCGTCTCGGTGGCCTTCGATGTCGCCCTGCCGCCGCGGATTGCCGCCTGGCGCCCGAACCTGGGCTGCACGCAGCTGCGGATCGGCGCGGCAGCGCAGGCAATCGCCGCGCTGCCGCGTTTCGACGCCGCCGCGCCGCAGCTCGACGACGCGCCCTGGCCGCTGGGCGACCGCGACGCGACCGCCGCACCGCGTGGTGATCGCGCCGCGCTCGAGCAGGCCGTCGCCGACGCGTTCGACACCGGTCGCTACGGCGACGGTCACGCGACCACGGCCGTCATCGTGGTCCAGGACGGCCGCATCATTGCCGAGCGCTATCGCGAGGGCTTCGGCCCGCACGTCTCGCAGCGGACCTGGTCGGTGGCCAAGAGCCTGGCCGGGGCACTGGTCGGCGTGGCGCAGGCCGCTGGCGAACTCGACCCCGCGGCGCCGGCTGCGGTGACCGAATGGCAGGCGCCGGGCGATCCGCGACGCGCGATCACCGTCGACCAGCTGCTGCGCATGTCCAGCGGCCTGCACAGCGACACCGCCGGCAACCGCACCGATGCGCTGTATTTCGGCGGCGTCACCGTGGCCGAGGCCGCGACCGGCTGGCCGCTGGTGCATCCGCCCGGCAGCCGGTTCCGCTACGCCAACAATGACAGCGTGCTGGCCGTGCATGCGCTGCGCGCGATCAGCGGCAACGAGGCACGCGCCCTGTCGCGGCCGTTCACGGACCTGTTCTGGCCACTGGGCATGACCCGTACCCGGGCCGAGACCGACTGGCGCGGCGGTTTCGTGCTGTCGAGCCAGGTGTGGTCGACGGCGCGTGATCTCGCCCGGTTCGGCCTGCTGCTGCAGAACGATGGCCTGTTCGACGGCCGGCGCATGCTTCCCGAAGGCTGGGTCCGCGCCGCGACGACCCCGTCGGGCCCGCAGCCCGAGGGCGACTTCGGATACGGAGCCACCCTGTGGCTGATGCAGCGCTCGCCCGGCGTCCCGCCCGACACGTTCGCGGCCTTCGGCAACCGGGGCCAGTACGTGATCGTGACGCCGTCCCGCGGCGTGGTCCTCGTGCGCCGCGGGGAGGATCCGACCGGCAAACGCTTCGATCCGGCGCGTTTTGCCGGGGCGGTACTCGAAGCGTTGCCCGGTTCAGGCGTGCCCGCTCCCTGA